The nucleotide sequence TGATACAACTCGATTTCCCGGGTGAGGTTCTGGCTGAGTACGGCCCTTGCCTTGTCACTGAGACTGGGTCTGTAGGTATTCCTGTTATAGTTTCCCAAACTTTTCCTCAACGCGTAGTACTGGTCCTTGGCCCCACTGAAGAACCGTGGTATATAACCCTCGAGAACCGACAACGTGGTGTTCGTATCCTCCCAGGTTCCCACCACTGCGTAGTGCTCCTCCACATTCTTCTTGGCCCGCTGCATGGCCTCATGGGAGTTGAAGGGCCTGCAGTTGGTTGGGTTTCAGTCAGTTCTCGGTCTTTCTTCTTCAGATATCGGGTGGGGTTTTAGCCAAAGGAGCGGTTGATCCAAATGTGGAAACTAGCTATAAAATTCGTACCTTCGACTTGGACTTATAGAAAATCATTGACATTTGCCAAAAGAACTTTGCTGATGTTGGGTTGGAAAAGATCCTCATGTATTATCGAAGATATTATTTTGACacctatatatttatatagctTTCAGTCAACACTTTTCGAAAAACCTCTCCACTAGCCTCAACCCCCACCTCGCCTAGAACGACTACTCACATGCACACCGCCATGTTCTGACCGCAGAGATACAGTGACTGCCGCCTATGATCGCCCAGATtgcccatttccatttgctcGTACACACACTCGGGATCGCGTTCCTCGATGCAGCGGTTAAAGTCCTTCCTGAGCCAATCTATGCTAGGCAGTACGATGGCATCCCCGAACATTTCCTTTCTCTCGGCGAAATGCCAGGGGGCGCGGACATAGTAGAACCAGCTGACCAGCCGCTCGATGGGATCTCGCACCATATTGATGTATATGGGCCAGGGTTCGTCCAGTAGATCGAAGTCCAGGAAGGCTACGTGCTTCGTATAGCTATTGGCTTTGGTGCAGTTGAGTACCTCGGTGCGGATAAAGTTTTTGGCGAAGGCGTCATGCATGATGACTACTTCGTAGAATCCCTCAACATCGCGACGCGCCTCAAAGTTGTGGCGCTTGCCCAGGATCTTGAGCAACTCCATCATCTTCTCGCTGCCGGTCTTGGTGATCCGATTGAAGAACAGCGTGTCCACTTGGGCGCGAGGAGTGTTGTTTAGCTGGGCGGTGGTCAGGTGTTTTAGCTGCCGGATTGCAAAAGTTGGGAGTGCTAGTTGGAGTAGTTTTCAGGTGGCGGGTTGCTTGGTGTTTGGAGCACAGACACAGAGTTACACGCACATAAACGAGTCAAACACAAGTAGGACAACATGtaaacttttataaaaatagactTTAAGCGGttgcgtttttatttatttttttgttcaattttaCTCAAGCAACACACAAGGCACCTGGAGGCATCCCATCATCTTAGAAATTTCGCAAGAAGTTGCTCCAGCACAGCTGGATATGTGGGCATAAATACTAAGCCTCCCCGCAACGGACACTTACCTTTACTTTTTAATCTTTATAAATCGATTTTCTATCGCTCTATGTCGCAACTAGCTAACGAGTCAACCaacatcgaaaaaaaaaaataataataggaCTGCACTGACAAAATTCGAAGACAGAGTCGAAGTGTAATTTTCGTAGTTCGGTTAGTGTTAGGATAGATTCTGTATAGGATAGTGTAGAGCTAACTAGGATCGGAATAGGTATAGTTGTAGATATAGGGATAGCTGATAGTTCTACCAAATGGCTAATTGGCTAATCTGTTTAATTCTAGTGTGTGTGGTGGGGTGTTGTTTGTGttgtattgtatgtatgtgggtgggtgggtgagGTCTCAACAGGAGAAAGCTACAGATATTATGCAATCCTCGCCTGACACAATGAGTCCGACAAAGACAGCGCATGAACGAGACAGAGACAGGGAGAGAGATGGACAACTGATGAGGTTTTCTTGGCAGGCAAATGCTAAATGCTAAATGTATGCTGAATGCTGTAGGCCAAATGCAATATCAATCACCAAGGAGCTGAAGCTACCGTTGATGGACATTCATCGATGGTTTCTCTTTTCCGCTTTATGAACCACCAATAATGTATGCAACAATGTTTACGGCGATATGGTAAAATGCAGGATATACCAGGTTTATGGAACTGAGCTTACCTGGCCAGTGCTCTTCAGATATTGGTAGGTGCCGTGCAGGGTGTTGATGTCATCGTGCTCTGAAAGATGAGAAAAAGTTGTATTAAAAGGTGGTAATAATTCTAATAAATTTCTTTGCTTTACGATATCATAATGAAGCACAGGCCAACTTCGCTCTACGATCGTCAACTCAAAACTCACCATTTTGAATGACCTCACGATTTTCCCATTATCGTCTAACACCGCCTTAATAGCTAATATCAGTTATCATCTCGACCCCAATTAAAGTGAAATACTCGGTGACCTTAAAATGTGGCGCCAAAAAAGGAAGCAGACCGAGTACTTTTACTTTTGATTTGGGCCCGCAAGTGTTTATGCAATATTCGAATGGGATGGATGCTGAGGCCCAAGTCGAAGTTAAAGCCATTTACAGctatgataaataaataaagacgAGTGCAATAAATATGCAAGCTCATGATGATTCCTTTCACTTTGCCGGCTCTCATGGGATGCGATAGGGATCATCTCCGGCGGATTCGAAAGGCCTCCCCATTTCTTCCCTTCCCCAAAAGTGGCAGCAAACGCATGCAAATGTAGTTTTCTGCGTGTCGTGTGGTCAATTAAAATGCTGATGCCAGGCATTTGTCCATTGCGAAGTCGTAGGCAGTGCATTCAATTTGAGTCCGGCTGGCAAATGACTGCAATTGATCAGATGGACAGGAGATGCGGAAAACATCTTGATTTTCAAGTGTGCTATGGTTCGGTCGCAccacttttgttttggccaggTCTCCggtttttatggccaagtATGTATTTCATAATTCGCCGCGAACTGGACAAGGAAGTCTGTGCATATCCAGTCCAATTGCCTTTAAACCAGATCCGTTGTATTTGGTCAATTGGGCAGTTTCGTTGGAAAATGCGAATGAATGAAAGTGTTGCACCAACTGGTTTCAGCCCGCTTGCTGCACAAAAAACCACCGACAACAAAGTCACTGAACCAAGAGTGAAACACATTTTGCGGTCGAAGCCTTAAAATAGAAGTCAGCTCCCCTGCCTTTTTATTTGTCACTTTTCAGCTGGATTCTGGTGCgagttttgtgtgttttcgtTTCGTGCGGTTTCAAATTGGGTCACATCCCATCCAGTTCGCCTCTCGATTTGCTCTGATTGGATTCGACTTCGCATTTCTCTGCTGTTCTAATGCAACCTTCAATCTCGGCCTAGCTCCGGTTATTGGCCATTTGAACTGCGAATGAGTCGAAGGTGAACCACGTAGCATATGTCGCTGTTTATTAAGTTGTGGCATTTAAGAACAAACGTGTGCATTTATTATAGGGTTGGGTCTGCTCACACTCTATCATGTGGTAAGAAATAACTGAggaaataaattttgaaaaatataaaatagatGTGCTTAGACTTTCATCTCTTAAGAATAGTTCTATCTAGGCTTGTTGCACAGAATTCAATAGTCTTTCCCTACTCTTAGCATATTAGATCAAGTTCATTAGGTGTCTAATAACTTATAATTAGGTATACCTACTACTTAAAAGCTCAAACCAAATAGGTAATCGAGAATTAAACTTTTCCGTATTCTACCCGAAACTTCCTtatatagatatacatatgtatcggCCATTTTCAGGCAGACCCACCTAAGACCTCATTCATTAGGTTAATGTTATGTTTCACTTCTCAGTCTCCCCATCGCACCCAATCTTAAGATCCGACTCTAAAATTATCCGAGCCTTTTGAAACCGCCCCTGCTAACACAAATTGCTTGCTTGCCTGCATTTTCCAGCTccaaaacatttattttggcTACCCAGTGAACTTTACACAGTCGAAAAAAAAGTCTCTAGAACTGAGATAAATCATTGGGCAAGTCTCTAAATTATAACAAGCATAACTTATATGTTAGATGCACTTAAGAATGCATTCTTTCGTACTTTTCGGGGATAGTTTCAAACTTCATTTGATATGATGATAATATGATTTTGGAATACTTTCTCTCTCTGTAGGTTGAGGTACCACCACACATAGCCATTGGTGCTATTTTTATGGGTGTTTGGGTTTGTGGCTTAGTTCGTGTCTTGCGACTgtctaattgaaaataaagcTGCCCGGCTCGGTAGTGAGCGCACAGAACTGGTTTGCTATGCATTTTAGCCAGGGGCAAAGTTGGCATTGCACATTTTTGCCAAGATTGTTGTTAGCGTGCCAGTTGAAGGTGCAAACAATTGTTGCGTTGGTTTCTTACTACCGAGACAATGGCGTGTGACAGGTAGAGTGCCGAAATGTTCTAAAGACGGTTGATCTATTAGGTCGAGGGCTGCTGTTGATAAGTACAGAGATCCGACCGATTTGTTTGGGAGAAGGGAAAATAAtggattttgaaaaattgtttgatgtcaagatttatttatatttctcaGTACGATATATCAACTTccaaaaacattgaaaagaGTGCTGTACGTTCACGTATAACAATTAATCTTTTAGCTTCAAGAAACGTggttttgtaaatttattgCATGTTAAAAAGTTAAATGAATCATAGATATAATAATATGctgataataataaaacttGCAATGCACTGGCTGTGCATAATACATAAAgctatttgtttaatatttttgaaaactgCTAAATTTCTCTAATAAATCACCAGACGCCTAGCCCACTCGCCTTAAATTCACGCTTTTCTAAAATTAGCAAGAATCTTTCGATTTTCCCCTGCTCATTTCCATTTGCGCGTTAGACCACGAAATTAACAAGCCGCCAGACAACATGGCTTGCATCGTTCGGCACCGTTAATTAAGTTAAGTCAAGTTCAATGTTGCCagccaaatatatatatgtacgtataaaaataagtacaaaaCGTCGGGCAGACAGAAAAAATCGACAGCTGCCGACGGCAACAAACggtgtcatcatcatcatgatgGCTTAAACGAGCATGTTGAGTACGTCGTCATATTCGTATCTTTATCTCGTACTCGACCCCAAGTCGTGTGAgtcaattaaatgaaatatttatgaatggATGAGCACTGGCTCACTGGAAGGTAAACCTTTTTTCCAGCATTTCACactgtttattttgttttgtttttagcccAGTGAAAAAACTCCATCACCGTCACAAGGTGCTGCACACTTGTCCATgattttccaaaatattttcttttcttttttctcagctatttgctgcacttttttttaccattagccgggtttttgtttttctgagAGGAGCTAACCGGGGACAATTTGTAACTGTCGGCAATTGACGCGTGCGCAGACGCAAAtgcaacagcggcaacaa is from Drosophila melanogaster chromosome 3L and encodes:
- the pip gene encoding pipe, isoform K, encoding MSLNAERSYKMKLRDVENAFKYRRIPYPKRSVELIALLAISCTFFLFMHTNKLNSRLKEMEVKLQPSEFSALGLTGNHISGHDAGKHDDINTLHGTYQYLKSTGQLKHLTTAQLNNTPRAQVDTLFFNRITKTGSEKMMELLKILGKRHNFEARRDVEGFYEVVIMHDAFAKNFIRTEVLNCTKANSYTKHVAFLDFDLLDEPWPIYINMVRDPIERLVSWFYYVRAPWHFAERKEMFGDAIVLPSIDWLRKDFNRCIEERDPECVYEQMEMGNLGDHRRQSLYLCGQNMAVCMPFNSHEAMQRAKKNVEEHYAVVGTWEDTNTTLSVLEGYIPRFFSGAKDQYYALRKSLGNYNRNTYRPSLSDKARAVLSQNLTREIELYQFVRHRLYKQYIALKLEEDPKLWD